In the genome of Flavobacteriaceae bacterium YJPT1-3, the window CTCTTTGGTACGGACCACCACCGTAGTCCGCTCATTATCTGTAGAAGACTTAGGATGCCAGGCCACTAAAAATTTTCCCGGGTGGTATTTACTGTAGACCACTTCGCCACCCACGGGATAACGGGTTACATGTACATTAAGCGGCGACATAAAAATAGAGATCTGAAGACGCTTGTCATTAAAATACTCGTGCTCTTCCACCTCTTCAATGACGACCACCTTGCCATCGACCGGTGCCAGCACCTGGTGATGATTGATGCGAGCCTCTCGCTTCGGATTTCGAAAGAACCAAAGCACTAGAAATACGAGCAGAAGGGTGAGGATACCCAGGGTATAAACCACGATCCGATTATCAGTAGCCTTATCCACTAGCAATAGGAGTCCCGCCGAAAGGACGATGCTCAAGATGATGGTTTGGTAGCCTTCTTTATGAAACATAATGGGCAATTAAGAGGGTTAAATAAATAAAAGGACTCGCAAAGAGCAAACTATCCAGTCGGTCGTATAATCCTCCGTGGCCGGGAAGAAAGATACCGCTATCTTTTACATGGGCTTCCCTTTTGAATTTGGATTCGATCAAATCGCCAAGGGTGCCAAAACAGCTCACAATAATGGACAAAACCAACCAGACGGTCAAATCTAAGGTATCGGTAAATTTAACGATAAAATAGCTGCCCAGCATAGCGAACAACAAGCCACCTAAAAATCCTTCGATGGTTTTCTTAGGAGAGACGCTCGCGAAGAGCTTTCGTTTTCCAATGGACTTCCCCACTAAAAAAGCGAAGGAGTCGTTAATCCAAATTAATGCAAAAATACCGGCTACGATCTCCGGATTGAAGTTGTCCTGGTAGGAGGGAATAAGCGTTAAAAACACAAAGCCGCCAACCATATAAAATAACGTAAGGATGAGTTTGTAGGATCGCGTGAGTCGACGGACTTTAAGCCGGATCAAATTCCTAATCAAATACAGGCTGGTTAACAAGGTGAGAGCGAGATAAATGTAGGTGGCTATTCGGTTCACTTTATAGTAACTAAAGATCACCAGACCTGCGATCAGTAAGAGGTAGGGATGCCAAAACCGATAACTGATCAGTCGGAGATACTCCGAAAGGCACACGAGGCCTAAAAATAAGAATAAGAGTAAAAAGGTGTTTTCGGAAGAAAAAATGCAAAAGAGCAATACCGAAATATAAAGAAGCCCGGAAAGGCCCCTTTTTATGAGTTCACGCATACTACAGGTCTTCGAGAAGCAGCAAATATAGATTTTTAGAACTACTTCCGTAGGTCATGAAGTCTTTACTGCCTTCGTGATTTTCAAAATTTTTGATGGTGGTAATATTGGTTGGGATTTTGGAAGAATTACGCCATTTAATGGCGCGAAGTCCTTCACCAATATTGTTGATGATCTGACTGGTTGTTGCGTATAGGATGAGATCTTGAGGCAGCTCGTGAAGTTTTTTCTCTTTAATTTGATTGCTCGAAATTAACACAGATCCATCGTCGGCCACTAAATTCTCACAGGTGGATAAAAAGAATTTAGCTTCTGGACTTCGCCCGAATTTCAAATTGAAGCCATCAAATTTCTTTTGAAGCTGATTGTCCAGACAGTAAACCTCACTTTCATACCAATCATTTTCCAGCAAAATGTTGTCGAAACTTTCTAAAACTTCATCAAAGTCCAGGCAATACAGAAATTTACCTCCATTAAGGATGAAATTCTTAGTGAACCGCTCGTCTGCCGGAGCTTGAATATCTGGCATGTATTTGCTGCGTTCAGTACGTTGAGATTCGCTACTGTCGCTATCTACAGGATCTTTTTGACCAAATAATTTTTTGAAAATACCCATAAAAGGATTTCAGATCGATCTGCTATTTGCCTTAATCGTAAATATAAAAAAACTCCATGCAACTAACGTTGCATAGAGCTCTTTTATTGGGCTTAATCGTAGCTGCTTTAAGAGTCTACAGGGACGGTTTCCGGTTCTTCTTCTTTTTTTCCGAACGGTCGTTCTCCGAAGATCTCTTCCAGGTTATCTTTAAAGATCACTTCTTTCTCCAGCAGTAATTCTGCCAATTGAGTAAGCTTATCCTTATTCTCTTCTAGAATCTTGATGGCTCGTTGATATTGAGCTTCAATCAGTTTTGAAATTTCTTTATCGATAAGTTCGGCGGTCTTTTCCGAATAGGGTTTGTTGAAGTTGTATTCCGACTGGCCGCTAGAATCATAATAGGTGAGATTCCCGATCTCATCATTAAGACCGTAAACGGTGACCATCATTCGGGCTTGCTTGGTCACTTTTTCAAGATCGCTTAGCGCACCCGTAGAGATTTTATCAAAAATCACTTTTTCCGCAGCGCGACCTCCAAGGGCTGCACACATTTCATCCAGCATTTGCTCGGGACGTACGATCAAACGTTCTTCCGGCAGGTACCAGGCAGCACCTAAGGATCGACCTCGAGGTACGATGGTTACTTTGACCAGAGGAGCAGCATGTTCCAACATCCAGCTCGCTGTGGCGTGCCCTGCTTCGTGAAAGGCAATGGCGCGCTTCTCTTCTGGAGTTATGATTTTATTTTTCTTCTCTAATCCTCCAACAATACGGTCTACGGCGTCTAAGAAGTCTTGTTTTCCAACAGCCTTATTCCCTTTACGTGCAGCGATCAATGCTGCTTCGTTACACACATTGGCAATATCAGCTCCTGAAAATCCGGGAGTTTGTTTTGCCAGGAAGTCAACGTCCAGTTCATCGGCCACCTTCTTTAAAGGACGTAAATGCACTTCAAAAATCTCTTTGCGTTCGCGCACATCGGGGAGGTCTACATAAATCTGTCGATCAAAACGACCGGCCCGCATGAGTGCTTTATCCAGTACATCGGCCCGGTTGGTGGCGGCCAACACAATCACATTGGTGTTGGTTCCAAAACCATCCATTTCTGTAAGTAACTGGTTTAAGGTATTCTCCCGCTCGTCGTTCGATCCCGAGAAATTACTTTTACCACGAGCCCGACCAATGGCATCGATCTCGTCAATAAAGATGATGGCCGGTGATTTCTCTTTCGCTTGTTTGAACAGGTCACGTACGCGCGACGCTCCAACACCCACGAACATTTCTACAAAGTCGGATCCCGATAAAGAAAAGAAAGGCACTTTCGCTTCTCCGGCAACGGCCTTAGCCAAAAGGGTCTTACCCGTACCTGGAGGTCCCACTAATAAGGCACCTTTGGGTATTTTTCCACCCAAACTGGTATATTTTTCAGGATTTTTCAGGAAGTCGACGATCTCTTGAATCTCCTCCTTGGCTCCTTCCAGTCCCGCAACATCCTTAAATGAAGTTTTTACATCCGCTTTTTCATCAAACAGTTTAGCTTTTGATTTACCAATATTAAAGATCTGCCCTCCGGCACCTCCGCTGCCCCCGGCAGACATGCGTCGCATGATGAAAATCCAAATTCCAATGATCACCGCAAAAGGAATTAGCGAGATCAATATTTCTCCAAAGAAATTACTTTCGGTGGTATAGACGATTTGAGTATCCAGATTTTCGCGCTGGCGGATTTCGGTGATCTCGTTCTCGAAATTTTGAAGATCTCCAAATTCAAATTTGTAATCGGCCGCTGAGGCTGAGGTAGGCAGGAATCCCTTACTCCGGGTTTTTGCATGCACCTCTTTAGTTTTAGCCTCCTGGGTTAGATAAACCTTAGCTGTATTTTTATTGACGATTTCCACCTTTTGGATATCGCCGCTCTCCAGGTATTGTTTGAATTGGTATACGGTGGTTTTCGGAGAATCCGTAAAACTACTGCTACCACTAAAGAAATTTAACCCCAGGAACACCAGAATGATCGCTGCGTAAATCCAATACGCACTGAATTTGGGTTTCTTAGGACTCGTTTTTTTATCGTTTGACATGTATTCTTTTTTCTTAGCTTTTTTTTAAAAATTCGTCTCAATGCTGGTCACCTTAGCGTCACCCCAGAGACTTTCAATATCGTAGTATTCGCGAATGTGTTTTTGAAAAACATGCACGACAATGTTCACATAATCGATCAGCACCCATTCTGAATTTTCCAGGCCTTCTACATGCCAGGGTTTATCCTGTAGTGCTTTGCTGACGGTTTTTTGAACTGAATTTACAATGGCAGAAACTTGGGTATTAGAGGTACCGTTGCAGATGATGAAATAATCACAAACCATATTGTCCAATTCTCTCAAATCCAGTATGTCGATGTCCTGTCCCTTTACCTCCTCAATGCCCTCGATAACTTTAGCAATCAATTGGTCTGCGTTCGTTTCCTTTTTCGCCATTAAATCTTTTACTTTATACAAATTTATCACAATTTGCCCGAATCGCGCTTTGACGGGCAAAGTTTTACGTCCAATTTCCAATGCATATTGTCAAACTTGATGCCATAGATAGCACCAATTCTTATTTGCGACGAAAGAGTCGCGCTAAAGAGTTGAAAGAGGATACCCTGGTCTGGGCTCAAGAACAAACGGCCGGGCGGGGTCAGATGGGTACCCACTGGTTTAGTCAAGCCGGCCAAAACCTGACGTTTAGCGTCTTTAGAAAGGTTACCCGCATCCAAAGTGGTCAGCAATTCTACATCACAATGGCGACCTCCCTGGCCATCGCCGAAACCCTGGAAAAACTTCAAATTGAAGCGGTGAGTGTCAAATGGCCAAACGACATATTGGCAGGTAAACAGAAAATATGCGGTATTCTCATTGAAAGTGTAATCAAGAAAGGCCGACTGGAGGCTGTGATCTTAGGAATTGGACTGAATGTAAATCAAACCGATTTTGATCGGGTAGCGCAAGCGACTTCCATCAAGAAAGAGACTGGAATACACTTTGCTCTGGAAGACATTCTTCAACAGATGATCAGTCAGTTTCATCACTACGTCGATCTACTCACACAAGGCGAGCTGGCGATGATTAAAAGTGAATACGAAGAAAAACTGTTCTTGAGAGATAGACCGGCCACCTTTGAACACCCAGATGGTTCCCGTTTTGTCGGTATCATTCAAGGCGTTAGTGAACAAGGTCGCTTGCAGATCCTGCTTGAGGATGATCGAAAGCAGGAATTTGATATGAAAGCGATCAAACTGTTGTACTAGATGCCTTGTAAATTGGTGACCAGAGTCTCTAAAAATTTCTTGATAGGAGCTTTGATCATCATCGACATCATCGCATTGAATTCTCCTTCAAAATGCATCTGCACTTGAGATTCTTGAGTTCCAACCGCTTCGATTTCCGCCATGAGCGTAAACGGAATCTTATCACTGGCCGCTCCATAAATGACCTGCTGATGGGGAGTAGCGTCTTTGAGGTCCAAGATGATCTCCGGCATGCCTTTTAAAGCAAAAACAAAACGATTTTCAGCAAGCACTTCAAATTTAGAAATGGTCTCGGGCATCAACTGTTCGAAGTTCTTGACGTCCGTCAGGAAATAATATACTTCTTCTTGTGATTTTTGAATGTTTTTCTGAGGACTCTCTAATTGCATAGGATAAGATTAAATACATCTCAACGTACCCGATTTAGGCACGGTTCATTAAAATTTATGGGCAAAAGTACATTAAGCGTTCCAATTGGCAGGGTCCAATCGCCAGGCTTCTAAGGTATGTTGTTCGATTTCTGAAATGTAGTTGGTGTGCGCAGCGATCTCAAGCAAATGGGTATAGTCGCTCAGGGTGTGCAGTTCAACATCTTTTTCTTTAAAATTTTCTTCCGCTTTCGCGAAACCATAAGTAAAGAGGGCCAGCATGCCTTTAATTTGAGCTCCGGCGTCCTTCAGGGCCTCTACAGCCTGCAAGCTGCTATTTCCGGTACTGATGAGGTCTTCGATCACGACCACGGTCTGTCCCTTTTCGAAATGCCCCTCGATCTTATTCTGTCGCCCGTGCTTTTTGGCCTCTGGTCTGACATAGACGAAAGGTAGGCTGAGGTAGTCTGCTACCAGCATTCCAATCCCGATCGCACCGGTGGCTACACCGGCTATGACATCCGGTTTACCATAAAGCTCCTCCAGTTGATGTGCTAACTGCTCTCTGAGATATCGGCGTATCTGAGGGTAGGATAGGGTGATGCGATTGTCGCAATAAATAGGTGATTTCCATCCCGAAGCCCAGGTAAAAGGCTCTTGCGGTTGTAATTTTATTGCGTTTATTTGCAAAAGCAACTCGGCGGTTTTGCGCGCCGTTTCTTTATTTAAAACCATACAGCAAATGTATAAAGTTTTTGTAAATGATGTTCCCATCATTTTATCTACGACTAAGGAGATTGGCGCAGCGTATACATCCATCCCTATTAAAAAAGCTAATCTGAAGCGTTTGATTAAAAAGGTGGCCAAAGGAGAGCTCAAATACCTCAATCTTTTTCATTCCAAAGAAAAAAAGTTACTCAAGCATCTCAAAAAGAAACTCCCTGTGACCGTGGCCGGTGGGGGATTGGTTAAGAATAGCAAGAATGAGATACTCTTTATTTATCGCAATAAGAAATGGGATTTACCAAAAGGGAAAATCGAGAAGGGAGAGACCATAGAAGAATGTGCCTTGCGAGAAGTCAAGGAAGAAACACAGGTGCAGGGATTAGAATTGGGTCCCTTGATCGAGATCACCTACCATATTTTTAAGCGGAACAATAAATTCAAGCTCAAGGAAACGCACTGGTTTCAAATGTATAGCGATTACGAGGGTGACTTGGTGCCACAACGTGGAGAAGGTATCAAGAAAGTAAAATGGAAAAACTTTCAGAAAAGCCAGAAGGCGCTTCGAAAATCTTACGAGAATATCAAGTTGTTGTTCCCCAAAGAATACCTACTCCAACATCCGGAAGACCGGGTAGCGTAAATGGGCCTGCTCGTAATAGGGTGATTTTTTGTGGATCCAATCCAATTGGGCGTATAGATTACCACTAAAGGCAGCATCCTGATCTTTTTTTCGCTCAAATTCCTGCTTGATCTTGGGGTTTTGCTCCAAAAATTCCAGAGCAAGATCTTCCCATACATAGGGACTATAGCCCTCTTTTTGCTGCAGTATGGTATCGAAAAAATTCCAGTTAAAAAAACTGTCCATAGCTTCCGGCTCCAGCGTTTCCAGCAGGTAGCGAATGCCGGGCTGATCGGTATAGACGATGCGATCTCCAGCGCGTAGGGCTACCGATTCCAAGTGGCGCTCCACCCGGGTCGCATAATGCGCAAAGTGGCCCTCATAAGCACGATTGCGGGTCTTATAATCAACTATACGACTGACCTCGAGGGTCAGTATCGTGTCTTTTGAGATTCTGTCCATCTCGATTTCATTATCAGACAGTCGTTGTAACACCTGCCACCAGCCTTGTGGAATGACGTAGGCTTTTGGGATCAAAACACTGTCTGTCACTTTAAAGAAGTTATAATAGTTTATCGGCTTGGTAAAGGGTTTTGTCCTATCATATTTTAAACGTTGTTGGCCGGTGATTGGACTGGTTAGGTATTCGCCCTCGTATCCCTTGAATTGCAGTATGGTCGTTTGGCTGCTGTCTATAGCAAATTGAGTGGGGTAGTAGTTCGCTTTCGCGCCTTGCCTTCCGGCAGGGAGGAAAACAGAATCGGTCATTTTGCGCTTTTGACGGATCTCAGTCCCTTGTAGCTCGGCTACTGTAATCGCACTTTTCATCAATTCATAAGTGCCTGCTACGCGTTTAGGATAGGGTTTGAGCATGTGGGTTTCGACCATCAGGCCCAAAGTATTCCAAAGACTGGTGTAGCCCGTAGAATAGCGAGGATAATCCATGAACTGAGAGAAACCGGATTCCGGAGTACGATTGAAAACGTTCACATAAGGCGTGATGTCCCAATCCTTACGCTGGAGGTCGGCTTCCAGAGCCGGTTGAAAAACGGTATGGAGATAGTCGCCTAGCTCGCCGCCTAGTTTATTGTGTTGGCTAAAGAGATGGGTCAGTGTGTACTGGTAGTCAGCGCCATTACTCACGTGATTATCGATAAAAATGTCCGGATCGATCATGTGATAGATTTCCGCGAAAGCGCGCGCATTTTTAGTGTCTGCCTTGATAAAATCCCGATTGAGATCGTAGTTACGGGCGTTTCCGCGAAAGCCATAAGCCTCCGGGCCGTTCTGATTGGTGCGAGAGTTGGTATTTCGATTGAGCGCCCCACCTATATTATAGACGGCGATAGCGCTGATCCAGACCTTATTAGGCGCAGGGATGGTACCGTTGGCCAGGTCCCTAAAGAGCATCATGGTAGCGTCAATGCCATCAGGTTCTCCGGGATGAATACCGTTATTGATCAGAATCCGGGTCACCTCGAGCTTATCGGCAAATTCGCTGTCAAAGGTGCGGTTGGGATTGAAGGTTATCAGGTGCAGCGGCAATCCGCTGTCGGTGCGTCCCACGGTATAGGTCTTTATGGAGGTGTAGGCTTCGTCTAAATCTTCATAAAATTGAATGATCTCTTCGTAGGTGGCTGTTTGTTGACCATCACTTTTTTCAAAAGTTGTGGTGAAATCAAAATCTTCCGGTGTTTTATCGCTGCCGGAACAGGCGCTTAAACTAACGAGGATAAGAAGCAAGAAAAGAATACGCATAAGAAAGATTTAGTTACTAAAGTAAGGCATTTTTAGAAGTGTTCCCGGTACTGCAGCACCCGAAAATCAAGAGCCGTAAATGCAGGATCTTTAGATTTTAGGTCTTGAAACTCTTTCATACTTCCTACGGCCCGGTTGGCGGCCCCGGAAGGCGCAGTCAGTGATACGGTTTGGATTTCGCCGTGTGGCAGCTTCAGTTTATGAATTCTCGGAGTGTTGGCGTCGACCACTTCTAATGAAAAAGGGTACTCTTTTAGGTGACGCCTAAAAAAATACTCCGGTCCATTCTTACTGTTGCCACCGGTAAAGAGCAGTGTTTTGATTTGGGGATGGGTTAAAAGTACCTGAACGACATCGCGTAGTTCGACCTGTTGCATCCCCAGATCAGACGCGTCGATCTTAGTCCGTCGTGCGCTGGCAACGATATCGCAAATACCAATATTCCTTTGTCGGAGAAACTTCTTGCGTTGCTTCACCGCTTTCTCAGTATTCTCATAAGTCAAGCCCAGGTCGAAGATACGATCCATAATGGGCCAGAGTTGGCCGTCAATACTTCCGTAACAAAAGTCAACATCACCGGGTTTTAAGACTCCGGTGGTGAATCGAGGCGGGGGAAGGGTGCCCACAATCAATTTAGTGGCTCCGTTTAGATTGAAGGGAGCATAGGGATGGGTATGATGGAAGTCTGCATTTTTCAAGACAGATCGAGTACAGACTTTAACTGAAAATGATCGATCAGGCGCTCCCACTGTTTCCGATTCAGATCTTCTTTGATGTTGGTCTTTTTCAGGGCGATACTTTGAGTGCCAGCAATGGGTATAGGATCCGTACAGTTGGCTTGTGACGGAATGGACAGGGTACCGTGGAGCAAGGCCATGGTTTTAAACCAGAGATCATCGCTTTTAGGTGCCAGTTGTAAAAATAAGGATACATCCTGCACCCGTTGATCAAGAGCATGTGGCGGATAGAGGATACAGAACGCCCCAACCGGCATGAAAAGTTTTGGATTATCCGGCAGGCTGTTTACAAATGGCCATCTTTTGTAGGGTAGCCAGCCTCCTCGTCCATCCGGGCGCATACTTCGGCCATGATGTCCAATAACAACTTCAGGCGTGTTCAAATGCGCTTGATACAGCTTTGGGATGTAATCGGCCGGATAGATCAAGTCATCATCACAGGTAATGATGATCTCGTTTGGAAATGCCGCTAAGCTATGGATCAGTTTGCGGTGGGAAAAGGTATATTCTGAAAAACGAATCTCAAAAACCTCTCCTTGCAATCGCTCTAAGGCTCCAGGGATTCGTCCTTCATAGTCTTGATGCAACCAAAGCACGATCTTCTTCGGTTGCCGATTCTGCAGCAGCAGGCTTTTTATCGTAAGGGGAAGTGTACTTAGCCGAGACGGAATCGTGGTCAAGGAAACAATCACAGGAAGTTGATCGTTTCGCTTTTGGAGTTTCTTGCCAGAGGTGAGGAGCAGACGTGCGCTGTGGTAAAGGGATTTGGGTAATTCTGCTAATTTCATCAGGGATCGATCGGCCTTGGTCTGGGGTAAAGATACCTATTTGTTCAAACCCGGTCTAATGACTAACTTTAGAAAAACCAAAACACAAATCATGGGAAAAGGAGATCGAAAAACGAAACGCGGAAAGATACACGCAGGAACCTACGGAGCGCGTAGAAAACGCAAGCGATCAACCGCTGTGGCCTCTGCTCCGGCAAAAAAACAAACCAAGAAAGTGGTAGAACCAACGGTAGAAGATAAACCGAAAGCCAAAAAAACAGCCACAAAAACCAAGGCCAAAGCGACTACTAAGAAGGCTACGACTAAAAAGAAAACGACTAAGACCAAAGCCAAATCAGAAGAGGAAGAGTGAGCCTTCTCGTGAGAAGCTATCGGGTGAATACGTATTCGTGCTTCTTTGGATTTGAATGCTGTTCACTATATCGATAATCATCGTAATCAAAGCCCTTGAGTTCCTCAAGGGTTTTTACGTTTTTATCTAAAACATAACGCACCATGGAACCGCGCGCCTTTTTTGCGTAAAAGCTGATTACCTTGAGCTTTCCGTTCTTATAGTCCTTAAAGACCGGAGTGATGACCGGGACTTTAAGTTGATCCGGTTGAATCGCTTTGAAATATTCATTGCTGGCCAGATTGATGAATAGTTCATCGTCTTCCAACTCCTCGTTTAAATAGGCAGTCAACCGATTACCCCAAAACTCGTAGAGGTCTTCATTGCGCTCCAGCTTCAACTTGGTCCCCATTTCCAGACGGTAGGGTTGCATCAGGTCTAATGGGCGCAAAATCCCATACATCCCCGAGAGGATACGCAGAGTATCCTGAAGTCGGTCTAAGTGATCGGTTGGAATGGAGTACGCATCAATACCATCGTAAACATCGCCTGCAAAGGTGTAGATCGCTGGTCGTGCATTTTGTTTATCGAAGGGAGTTTCAAATTCTTTATAGCGCTGGTAATTGAGATCCGCTAACTTATCACTAATACTCATAAGCTCGCTCAGCTCCTCTTTCGTCTTACGTTCTAGTTTGCGATTGATCTGGGCAGCATCCTCCAAAAAGGCAGGCTGAGTTCCCCGCCGGGTGGGTAGGGAAGCTTCAAGTTCTAAAGTCTTGGCCGGAGAAACAACAATTTTCATGGTTACAATTTTTGGATAAAGTTAAGGCCTGCCGCTCAACCGGTCTGGGGTTAGAAATTGTTTTTGTTTATTGATTAATAGTCACCAATTAGCCTTATCTGATGGACTTGTTGATCATTCTTTCTGATGCTGGGCGTAGGACCGCCATTTCTCGATACATGCGGTCATGTCTTCGGGTACCGGAGCTTCAAAGCGCTTGTACTCACCCGTTCTGGGATG includes:
- a CDS encoding phosphatidylserine decarboxylase family protein, whose product is MFHKEGYQTIILSIVLSAGLLLLVDKATDNRIVVYTLGILTLLLVFLVLWFFRNPKREARINHHQVLAPVDGKVVVIEEVEEHEYFNDKRLQISIFMSPLNVHVTRYPVGGEVVYSKYHPGKFLVAWHPKSSTDNERTTVVVRTKEFGDVLFRQVAGAVARRIVNYAEEGDEAVQGDDSGFIKFGSRLDVFLPLDAKIDVQLKDKVKGALTTIAHK
- the pyrE gene encoding orotate phosphoribosyltransferase — protein: MVLNKETARKTAELLLQINAIKLQPQEPFTWASGWKSPIYCDNRITLSYPQIRRYLREQLAHQLEELYGKPDVIAGVATGAIGIGMLVADYLSLPFVYVRPEAKKHGRQNKIEGHFEKGQTVVVIEDLISTGNSSLQAVEALKDAGAQIKGMLALFTYGFAKAEENFKEKDVELHTLSDYTHLLEIAAHTNYISEIEQHTLEAWRLDPANWNA
- the yaaA gene encoding peroxide stress protein YaaA — protein: MKIVVSPAKTLELEASLPTRRGTQPAFLEDAAQINRKLERKTKEELSELMSISDKLADLNYQRYKEFETPFDKQNARPAIYTFAGDVYDGIDAYSIPTDHLDRLQDTLRILSGMYGILRPLDLMQPYRLEMGTKLKLERNEDLYEFWGNRLTAYLNEELEDDELFINLASNEYFKAIQPDQLKVPVITPVFKDYKNGKLKVISFYAKKARGSMVRYVLDKNVKTLEELKGFDYDDYRYSEQHSNPKKHEYVFTR
- a CDS encoding LUD domain-containing protein, giving the protein MGIFKKLFGQKDPVDSDSSESQRTERSKYMPDIQAPADERFTKNFILNGGKFLYCLDFDEVLESFDNILLENDWYESEVYCLDNQLQKKFDGFNLKFGRSPEAKFFLSTCENLVADDGSVLISSNQIKEKKLHELPQDLILYATTSQIINNIGEGLRAIKWRNSSKIPTNITTIKNFENHEGSKDFMTYGSSSKNLYLLLLEDL
- the rsfS gene encoding ribosome silencing factor, producing the protein MAKKETNADQLIAKVIEGIEEVKGQDIDILDLRELDNMVCDYFIICNGTSNTQVSAIVNSVQKTVSKALQDKPWHVEGLENSEWVLIDYVNIVVHVFQKHIREYYDIESLWGDAKVTSIETNF
- a CDS encoding uracil-DNA glycosylase family protein produces the protein MKNADFHHTHPYAPFNLNGATKLIVGTLPPPRFTTGVLKPGDVDFCYGSIDGQLWPIMDRIFDLGLTYENTEKAVKQRKKFLRQRNIGICDIVASARRTKIDASDLGMQQVELRDVVQVLLTHPQIKTLLFTGGNSKNGPEYFFRRHLKEYPFSLEVVDANTPRIHKLKLPHGEIQTVSLTAPSGAANRAVGSMKEFQDLKSKDPAFTALDFRVLQYREHF
- a CDS encoding NUDIX hydrolase; protein product: MYKVFVNDVPIILSTTKEIGAAYTSIPIKKANLKRLIKKVAKGELKYLNLFHSKEKKLLKHLKKKLPVTVAGGGLVKNSKNEILFIYRNKKWDLPKGKIEKGETIEECALREVKEETQVQGLELGPLIEITYHIFKRNNKFKLKETHWFQMYSDYEGDLVPQRGEGIKKVKWKNFQKSQKALRKSYENIKLLFPKEYLLQHPEDRVA
- a CDS encoding SRPBCC family protein, translating into MQLESPQKNIQKSQEEVYYFLTDVKNFEQLMPETISKFEVLAENRFVFALKGMPEIILDLKDATPHQQVIYGAASDKIPFTLMAEIEAVGTQESQVQMHFEGEFNAMMSMMIKAPIKKFLETLVTNLQGI
- a CDS encoding glycosyltransferase — its product is MKLAELPKSLYHSARLLLTSGKKLQKRNDQLPVIVSLTTIPSRLSTLPLTIKSLLLQNRQPKKIVLWLHQDYEGRIPGALERLQGEVFEIRFSEYTFSHRKLIHSLAAFPNEIIITCDDDLIYPADYIPKLYQAHLNTPEVVIGHHGRSMRPDGRGGWLPYKRWPFVNSLPDNPKLFMPVGAFCILYPPHALDQRVQDVSLFLQLAPKSDDLWFKTMALLHGTLSIPSQANCTDPIPIAGTQSIALKKTNIKEDLNRKQWERLIDHFQLKSVLDLS
- a CDS encoding phosphatidate cytidylyltransferase; the protein is MRELIKRGLSGLLYISVLLFCIFSSENTFLLLFLFLGLVCLSEYLRLISYRFWHPYLLLIAGLVIFSYYKVNRIATYIYLALTLLTSLYLIRNLIRLKVRRLTRSYKLILTLFYMVGGFVFLTLIPSYQDNFNPEIVAGIFALIWINDSFAFLVGKSIGKRKLFASVSPKKTIEGFLGGLLFAMLGSYFIVKFTDTLDLTVWLVLSIIVSCFGTLGDLIESKFKREAHVKDSGIFLPGHGGLYDRLDSLLFASPFIYLTLLIAHYVS
- the ftsH gene encoding ATP-dependent zinc metalloprotease FtsH; the protein is MSNDKKTSPKKPKFSAYWIYAAIILVFLGLNFFSGSSSFTDSPKTTVYQFKQYLESGDIQKVEIVNKNTAKVYLTQEAKTKEVHAKTRSKGFLPTSASAADYKFEFGDLQNFENEITEIRQRENLDTQIVYTTESNFFGEILISLIPFAVIIGIWIFIMRRMSAGGSGGAGGQIFNIGKSKAKLFDEKADVKTSFKDVAGLEGAKEEIQEIVDFLKNPEKYTSLGGKIPKGALLVGPPGTGKTLLAKAVAGEAKVPFFSLSGSDFVEMFVGVGASRVRDLFKQAKEKSPAIIFIDEIDAIGRARGKSNFSGSNDERENTLNQLLTEMDGFGTNTNVIVLAATNRADVLDKALMRAGRFDRQIYVDLPDVRERKEIFEVHLRPLKKVADELDVDFLAKQTPGFSGADIANVCNEAALIAARKGNKAVGKQDFLDAVDRIVGGLEKKNKIITPEEKRAIAFHEAGHATASWMLEHAAPLVKVTIVPRGRSLGAAWYLPEERLIVRPEQMLDEMCAALGGRAAEKVIFDKISTGALSDLEKVTKQARMMVTVYGLNDEIGNLTYYDSSGQSEYNFNKPYSEKTAELIDKEISKLIEAQYQRAIKILEENKDKLTQLAELLLEKEVIFKDNLEEIFGERPFGKKEEEPETVPVDS
- a CDS encoding biotin--[acetyl-CoA-carboxylase] ligase, whose translation is MHIVKLDAIDSTNSYLRRKSRAKELKEDTLVWAQEQTAGRGQMGTHWFSQAGQNLTFSVFRKVTRIQSGQQFYITMATSLAIAETLEKLQIEAVSVKWPNDILAGKQKICGILIESVIKKGRLEAVILGIGLNVNQTDFDRVAQATSIKKETGIHFALEDILQQMISQFHHYVDLLTQGELAMIKSEYEEKLFLRDRPATFEHPDGSRFVGIIQGVSEQGRLQILLEDDRKQEFDMKAIKLLY
- a CDS encoding M14 family metallopeptidase; amino-acid sequence: MRILFLLLILVSLSACSGSDKTPEDFDFTTTFEKSDGQQTATYEEIIQFYEDLDEAYTSIKTYTVGRTDSGLPLHLITFNPNRTFDSEFADKLEVTRILINNGIHPGEPDGIDATMMLFRDLANGTIPAPNKVWISAIAVYNIGGALNRNTNSRTNQNGPEAYGFRGNARNYDLNRDFIKADTKNARAFAEIYHMIDPDIFIDNHVSNGADYQYTLTHLFSQHNKLGGELGDYLHTVFQPALEADLQRKDWDITPYVNVFNRTPESGFSQFMDYPRYSTGYTSLWNTLGLMVETHMLKPYPKRVAGTYELMKSAITVAELQGTEIRQKRKMTDSVFLPAGRQGAKANYYPTQFAIDSSQTTILQFKGYEGEYLTSPITGQQRLKYDRTKPFTKPINYYNFFKVTDSVLIPKAYVIPQGWWQVLQRLSDNEIEMDRISKDTILTLEVSRIVDYKTRNRAYEGHFAHYATRVERHLESVALRAGDRIVYTDQPGIRYLLETLEPEAMDSFFNWNFFDTILQQKEGYSPYVWEDLALEFLEQNPKIKQEFERKKDQDAAFSGNLYAQLDWIHKKSPYYEQAHLRYPVFRMLE